The Prochlorococcus marinus str. MIT 9301 genome window below encodes:
- a CDS encoding DUF1543 domain-containing protein, whose protein sequence is MNNSKNNFLYLVVLGGRAEKANIELHDVRWVVGSKIEDTYDALRKDWFGSSKGLHIDSYKKIQYIDGHKINLINVEKNKIGKKQLVKKIIQKKNLWFVNIGGYNPTSMQEKHEFGLVIASSKLEAKNIAKSKWLIGCKKKHKDDLASLEMLISCDDCEPIKKIGIWEIELTQENNIIEENNHPDWYGYKKIDEK, encoded by the coding sequence GTGAATAATTCAAAAAATAATTTTCTTTATTTGGTTGTACTTGGGGGTAGAGCAGAAAAAGCTAATATTGAATTACATGATGTTAGATGGGTTGTTGGCTCTAAAATTGAAGACACATACGATGCTTTAAGAAAGGATTGGTTTGGATCTTCAAAAGGTTTGCATATTGATAGCTATAAAAAAATACAATATATAGATGGCCATAAGATTAATTTAATAAATGTTGAAAAGAATAAAATAGGGAAAAAGCAATTAGTAAAAAAAATAATTCAAAAAAAAAATTTATGGTTTGTCAATATTGGAGGATACAATCCAACTTCTATGCAGGAAAAACATGAATTTGGATTAGTTATAGCTTCAAGTAAATTAGAGGCAAAAAATATAGCTAAATCTAAATGGCTTATTGGGTGTAAAAAAAAGCATAAAGATGATCTTGCATCTTTAGAAATGTTAATTAGTTGCGATGATTGTGAACCAATAAAAAAGATAGGTATTTGGGAAATAGAATTAACTCAAGAAAATAACATTATTGAAGAAAACAACCATCCTGATTGGTATGGTTATAAAAAAATAGACGAGAAATAA